Sequence from the Vicinamibacterales bacterium genome:
GACCCTGTCGGGATTCTTCGGAGGCGTCGGTGCGCTGCTTGCGGCGATCGGCCTGTACGGATTGCTGGCCTACACGGTCACGCGGCGCACGAAGGAGATCGGGATCCGCGTCGCGCTCGGCGCCGCTCGTGGCGAGGTGATCCGGATGGTGCTGGCGAGCGCCGGGTGGCTGGTCCTTGGCGGCCTGGCATTTGGCGCGCCAGTCGGATTCTGGGGCAGGCGCCTCGCGGCGAGCCTCCTCGAGAACCTACCCTCGGGCGGGATCCTGCCGATCGGGTTGGCTGCGGCCATCATGCTTGCGGTGGCGCTCATCGCCGCCTACGTGCCGGCGCGCCGGGCGACGCGCATCGAGCCGCTCATCGCGCTGCGATCGGAGTAGTCCCCGCACCCCGCCCTTCGCGACCCGCCAGTCGCGCCACGTTCGACGCCTGCCACAGGTGCCGGCGCTCGTGCGCGGCGAGCACGTGTACGCCGGTCGCGAGGCTGAAGCGGATTGCGCGGATGAACGGGTTCGGGAAGCGCGTGGCGGCGAGATCGATGTCAGCGTAGACGCGAAGGAACTGCACGACCTGGTCGTGCGATGCGAAAAACGTGGACGCCGCATCGGCGAGCCGCGGTGAGGGCCGCGGCACGATCGTCCGTGGCGCGCGCATCCTGCGCGTGACCGGCGGCTCGAGCGATTTCACGAACCAGCCGCCCAGGACACCCGGCAGCGCCGACCGACGCCGCATGCGGCCCGCGACGCGCGCCTGGGCCGCCGGGGGCTGCATCGCGGCGATGTAGACGCGATTGCTGAACGCCAGATGGTCGAGGCATTCGGCCACGCTCCATGAACCTGGCGCGGGATGCCACGTGCCGTGCGCTTCGGTGAGGCTCGCGACGAGTTCGCGCGCCGTGCGTTCGTTGGCGTCATAGGCCTCGTGCAGGGATCGCAGTTCGTCGGGCAGTGCCGTCATCACGCGAGATTACCGCTGGAAGCCGGCAGCTGAAAGCCGACGGCTGGAGGCAGGCCCAAGGGCCCGCGCTACAGGGTCTTGATCGGGCGGCAGGCGCGAGGGCCTGCGCTACAGGACCTTGATCGGGAGGCCGGCCCGAGGGCCCGCGCTACAGGACCTTGATCGGGGGGCAGGCCCAAGGGCTCGCCCTACAGAACCTTAATCGGGAGGCAGGCGCGAGGGCCTGCGCTACAGGGTCTTGATCGGGAGGCAGGCCCGAGGGCCTGCACTACAGAGTCTTGATCGGGAGGCAGGCCAACGGCTTGCGCAACGGAAACCTTGATCGGGAGGCAGGCCCAAGGGCTTGCGCTACAGAACCTTGATGCCGATGTTCCGCCACCGCCAGAAGCCGCCGGGCTGCCAGCGCACCGGGCCGCCGTGAATCTGGATCGCGATGGGTCCTTCGATCATCCCGCCGAGCGCGTGGTTCTCGGTGTCGATCGCGTCACTGATCTGTATGCCGTTGATCCAGACCGTCGCGTGCGGCACCTCGCCCTCGACGCGGATGCGCACGGTGTTCCAGTCGAAGGGCTTCCACGCCTTCATGCCGGCGTCGTTCGACGCCATCGGCGTCGCCGGCGGCGGCGCCGATGGAGCGGCCGGCGCGGTTGGCGGCGTGGCCGCCCGGGCCGGCCCGGTCTGAAATCCCCCTTCACCGATCATCCGCCCCATGCTGCCGCCCGGCAGGTAGTCCATCGTGATCTGATAGGCGACGCCGGTTTCAGTCGTGCGAAAGAAGACGCCGCTGTCGCAGCCCCAGTCCGGCTTCGCCTCGAAGTAGAGCTCGAAGTTCTTGTACTTCTTGTCCGTCAACAACAGCCCGCCGCTGCCGAGCGGCTTCTGGGTGCCGAGGATCATCCCCTGCGACACGTGAAAGTCGGGCTGCACGCCGTGGCGGGCCTCCTTGCTAATGTGCCAGCCGGTCAGGTCCCTGCCGTTGAAAATCGGCGTGAAGCCGTCTGGCACCTGCGGCGCGGGCGGCTCAATCGAGACAGCGCGATAGTCGGGCACCTCACGCAGGCCTGGCCCGAGCGTGATCGGCGGGGGCGCCGGTGGCTGCTGCTGAGCCGCAGAGAGCGCGGTCGCGACGGCGAGAGCCGACAGGCGAATGAACGTGGAAAGCATGGCTGCGCGAGTGTACATTCTCCGCGTGGATTCAACGCGACGAAGATTCCTACGACTGGCGGCGGCGGCCGCGGCGCTCCCGGGCGCGGCCGACTTCCTCGCGCCCTGGCTGCACGCGCAGGCGCACGATCAGCACTATGCGCCGCCCGATCCCGGACTGCTCAAGGACTACCAGCCGAAGTTCTTCGACCAGGACGACTTCGCGGCGCTCGCGGCGTTGACCGCGATCCTGATTCCGACCGACGACACACCAGGC
This genomic interval carries:
- a CDS encoding DUF1080 domain-containing protein; the encoded protein is MLSTFIRLSALAVATALSAAQQQPPAPPPITLGPGLREVPDYRAVSIEPPAPQVPDGFTPIFNGRDLTGWHISKEARHGVQPDFHVSQGMILGTQKPLGSGGLLLTDKKYKNFELYFEAKPDWGCDSGVFFRTTETGVAYQITMDYLPGGSMGRMIGEGGFQTGPARAATPPTAPAAPSAPPPATPMASNDAGMKAWKPFDWNTVRIRVEGEVPHATVWINGIQISDAIDTENHALGGMIEGPIAIQIHGGPVRWQPGGFWRWRNIGIKVL
- a CDS encoding DinB family protein — encoded protein: MTALPDELRSLHEAYDANERTARELVASLTEAHGTWHPAPGSWSVAECLDHLAFSNRVYIAAMQPPAAQARVAGRMRRRSALPGVLGGWFVKSLEPPVTRRMRAPRTIVPRPSPRLADAASTFFASHDQVVQFLRVYADIDLAATRFPNPFIRAIRFSLATGVHVLAAHERRHLWQASNVARLAGREGRGAGTTPIAAR